Proteins from one Sphaeramia orbicularis chromosome 17, fSphaOr1.1, whole genome shotgun sequence genomic window:
- the LOC115436681 gene encoding E3 ubiquitin-protein ligase TRIM39-like translates to MAAAGRVRSEDHFLCSICLDVFTDPVAIPCGDTFCKSCISEHWRVNVPYKCPMCKEEFNTKPQLKINTFIKEMVAQFRHEAQHEPNIYSSDQQAAKPGEVPCDICTEPKLKALKSCLMCLTSYCQTHLEPHLTVPALKRHQLIHPVENLEDRMCRKHDKPLEVFCKTDHTCICHHCTYSDHKGHDVTPLKDEHEEQKPKLKKTEAEIKQMIQERRLKIQEIQRSVELSKNAADRETAEGVGVFTALMESVRRGLDQLLEKIQEKQRSTEKQAEDFIKELEQEICELEKRSTEVKQLSGSEDHHHFVQRFTCVKAAPSMKTWTKVSVRPPSYEGTVERAVSELEDKLREDMKKMVVKAGLKRVQQYEVDLTLDPDTAYPTLILSDDGKQVHHGDEKKNLPDKPQRFTFYCNVFGMQSFSSGRFYFEVQVKGKTDWTLGVARESINRKGENTATPQNGYWTIRLSNGKKYEASADFSVRLSVKSGLQKVGVFVDYEEGLVSFYDVGSSVLIYSFIGCCFNDKLLPFFCPWPNYGGTNSAPLIITPVDTE, encoded by the coding sequence ATGGCTGCTGCCGGTCGTGTCCGATCTGAAGATCATTTcctgtgttccatctgtctggatgTCTTCACTGATCCAGTTGCAATACCTTGTGGAGACACCTTCTGCAAATCCTGCATCTCTGAACACTGGAGGGTTAATGTTCCATATAAGTGTCCCATGTGTAAAGAGGAAttcaacacaaaacctcagctGAAGATCAACACTTTCATCAAAGAGATGGTGGCTCAGTTCAGACATGAAGCTCAACATGAACCAAACATCTACAGCTCAGACCAACAAGCTGCCAAACCAGGAGAAGTTCCCTGTGACATCTGCACTGAACccaaactgaaggccctgaagtccTGCCTGATGTGTCTGACCTCCTACTGTCAGACTCATCTGGAACCTCATCTGACAGTTCCAGCACTGAAAAGACATCAGCTGATCCaccctgtggagaacctggaaGACAGGATGTGTAGGAAACACGACAAACCTCTGGAGGTGTTCTGTAAAACCGACCACACATGTATCTGTCACCACTGCACCTACTCAGACCACAAAGGTCATGATGTTACTCCTCTGAAAGACGAACATGAAGAACAGAAGCCAAAGCTGAAGAAGACAGAGGCTGAAATTAAGCAGATGATCCAGGAGAGACGACTGAAGATCCAGGAGATCCAACGGTCAGTGGAGCTCAGTAAGAACgctgcagacagagagacagcagAAGGTGTTGGGGTCTTCACTGCTCTGATGGAGTCTGTTCGGAGAGGTCTGGACCAGCTCTTAGAGAAGATCCAAGAAAAGCAGAGGAGCACCgagaaacaggctgaagacttcatcaaagagctggaacaggaaatctgtgagctggagaagagaagcactgaggtgaagcagctctcaggctctgaagaccaccaccactttgtccagaggttcacatgtgtaaaagctgctccatccatgaagacctggacaaaGGTCAGCGTCCGTCCACCATCATATGAGGGGACTGTGGAGAGAGCTGTGTCTGAGCTGGAGGACAAACTCAGAGAAGACATGAAGAAGATGGTGGTTAAAGCTGGGCTGAAGAGAGTCCAACAGTATGAGgtggatctgactctggatccagatacaGCTTATCCTACactcatcctgtctgatgatggaAAACAGGTTCATCATGGTGATGAAAAGAAGAACCTTCCAGACAAACCACAGAGATTCACTTTTTACTGCAATGTTTTTGGAATgcagagtttctcttcaggcaggtttTACTTCGAGGTTCAGGTCAAAGGAAAGACTGACTGGACTTTAGGAGTGGCCAGAGAGTCCATCAACAGGAAAGGAGAGAATACAGCGACTCCTCAGAACGGATACTGGACCATCAGGTTGAGTAATGGAAAGAAGTATGAAGCTTCTGCTGACTTTTCTGTCCGTTTGTCTGTGAAGTCTGGTCTtcagaaggtgggggtgtttgtggattatgaggagggtctggtctccttttatgacgTAGGTTCTTCAGTTCTCATCTACTCCTTCATTGGCTGCTGCTTCAATGATAAACTCCTCCCATTCTTCTGTCCATGGCCTAATTATGGAGGTAcaaactctgctcctctgatcatcactcctgtcGACACGGAGTAA